The Vallitalea okinawensis genome contains the following window.
ATAGATTAAAGCCGTTATTGCCTGATCATATACATTCGTATTTCTGTTAACAGATACTTCGATTAATAATGATAACTGTTGGTATCACTAATCTTGATAGTATGACTAAGTTAAATTTTGGTTTAAAGGGCTTGTTGTAAAACCTCCTATCTTGATTTTTCATTGTATATTTGCTACTATAATCATTGTAAAGTATATTGTAACAATATAGTCAAGGAGGTATTTATAATTATTAGAATAAAGTTTTCAACTGGTGAATTTGCGAAAATCTGCCATACAACTAAAAACACATTATTTCATTATGAAAAAGAGAAAATATTTGAACCTGCGTTCAGAGATGACAATGGGTATAGATATTATACAGAAGAACAAATAGAAGTTTTCTTCCTTATTGTTTCTCTAAAAGAAATAGGAATGACTTCTAAGGAAATTAAAAGTTATTTATCAAAAAGAAGCCCAAAAGAACTATTAAACCTATTGGGTGAGCAAGAAAAAATCATTAATAAAAAAATTAAAAAACTAAAACATATTAAAAATATTATGAAAAATACTCAAGTAATAACCGAAAAAGCTCTGCAAGTAGAAATTAATAAATACTATATGATAGAGTGTGAAGAGCAGTTTTTAGTTACAACTGAAGATATATCAAACTTATCGCAGAAAGATATAATTTATAGCATAGCAAATCTTGAAAGATTATGCTTTGAAAACAACATTGATACTTACAATAATTTAGGTAAAATTTTAGATTTTAAAAGTGGTAGAGATCTAGATTTCAATAATTACAATAAATACTACTTTAGATTAGTATCTAAAAAAGGAATTAAATCACTTCACGTAAAAGAAAAAGGAACATATTTAACTTTCTATTGTGCAGGTAATGAAAACATATCAACAATCTATAATAATTTCATTAACTTCATCAATAGTAAAAAATATGAAGTCTGTAGTCCTTTTTATGAAATACCTGTACTCGATGAAGCCTCAACTAGTGGATCTAAAAACTATTTGATTGAAATAAGCATTAAGGTAGGAAATATTAATACCTAAATTCTACGTCAAAATAAAATTATCTTTATTTACGGCTAACTCATGAAGAATTGTGAATGTAATAAAATCTGTGCTTTAGTGAAAAATAAATCTCTTTTCTGGTGATAATTAGAATAATAATTAAAACCAGAGAGGAGATTTTTTATGAGTACATTACCGAAAGAAGTTTTAATATCTATAATAGTTGATGGAGGACTAAAAACATCAGAGAATTCAAAACAGTACTTTAACGCGGCCTCACATAGTAAATCTACAATACATGAGCAAGGCTATTCAAGTAGGTGACATATTTTTTTGCATAATCTAAATCAACAGTATCATCATCGGTTTCAACAAGATCGCCCAATTATGATTTATTAAGGAAGGCCGTATGATCTAAATCAGAAATCATACGGCCTTCCTTAATAACTTAAAGCGTATTCAGAATACATCTTTTTCTACCAGCAGACGCACACTTGCTACAGCTAACACAACGTGATTTTTCCTGACCCTTTTTTAGACGTGTAATAAGGTCTGGTTCAGTGATAAATGGTCTAGACAATGAAACCATATCTATACCTGATGTTAATACAGTTTCCATATCATTGAAGTTTCTTACACCCCCAACAACCATAGTCGCGATATTCCTATCACCTTTGATCTCAAGGGCACGATCCAAGAAATAATTATGATCAGAATATTTCTTCGTTGCGAAATCTGAACCACTGAATTCAACCGCTTCTATACCAAGTGTCTCAAACTGAAACATCATGTAATCTAGATCCTCATTATACGTAGCAGTTTCTATCAGATCATTGGAATCGATCTTTATGAACACTGGATAAGCTTTCCCACAGGCTTCTTTAATTTCTTCCAATATCTCACGTACAATTCTAAATCTGTTTTCTGAACTTCCACCATAGTTATCCGTACGCTTATTGATAGATGGCTTCAGAAATTCGCATAAAAGATACCCATGAGCAGCGTGTAATTGCACACCATCCATTCCGGATTTTTGTGCACGTACAGCGGCGTCAATAAAATCACTTTTCACTCTAGTAATTTCATCAATCGTCATCTCTCTTGCAACTCTACCATCTTCTAGATTAAATTTAGACGGTCCGAATGGATCTTGTGAATAAGCTTCGATACCTGCATGGTTGAGTTGTGCAATAACCTTCGTGTCATTCGGCTCTACAATTTCCTTGATTTTTTTTGCATGGTTAACATGATCGTCATTAATCAGTTCATTTGAACCCGGTGCAACAATACCGTCCTTTGAAACGAAAAACTGTCCTGCAATAATGAGCCCGATTTCATTGGATGCCAACTCATCATACATTTTAAGCTCATCTGCGCTGATGGTCCCATCAAGATTACCAAGCATACTATGCGTCGCTGATCTTACAATTCTATTCTTGATTGTCATGTTTCTTAGCTCTAGTGCTTTAGATACTTGCAGATTTTCGAAATTCATAATACTCATCTCCTTACTTTCAATTTATTTAGACCAGTCTACTTAGTGTTGAGAAAATATAACCACTTTACCTTAAGTAAAATGGTAGTGCATTACTAATGAAGTTGTTGAGTGGTAACTCTGAATTCTCATATTTCATCCTCAATACTGCACCATGATAGTTATCATAAATCATATGTGTCAATCGAACAGGATCTATTTGATTTGAGATGAGTTCCAAGGTCGTTGCGCTCTCAATCCATTTTGCTATGAAACCTTTGTGCATATCTATACTGCTATGAATTAACTGGACAATGGCT
Protein-coding sequences here:
- a CDS encoding MerR family transcriptional regulator codes for the protein MYICYYNHCKVYCNNIVKEVFIIIRIKFSTGEFAKICHTTKNTLFHYEKEKIFEPAFRDDNGYRYYTEEQIEVFFLIVSLKEIGMTSKEIKSYLSKRSPKELLNLLGEQEKIINKKIKKLKHIKNIMKNTQVITEKALQVEINKYYMIECEEQFLVTTEDISNLSQKDIIYSIANLERLCFENNIDTYNNLGKILDFKSGRDLDFNNYNKYYFRLVSKKGIKSLHVKEKGTYLTFYCAGNENISTIYNNFINFINSKKYEVCSPFYEIPVLDEASTSGSKNYLIEISIKVGNINT
- a CDS encoding oxidoreductase; protein product: MNFENLQVSKALELRNMTIKNRIVRSATHSMLGNLDGTISADELKMYDELASNEIGLIIAGQFFVSKDGIVAPGSNELINDDHVNHAKKIKEIVEPNDTKVIAQLNHAGIEAYSQDPFGPSKFNLEDGRVAREMTIDEITRVKSDFIDAAVRAQKSGMDGVQLHAAHGYLLCEFLKPSINKRTDNYGGSSENRFRIVREILEEIKEACGKAYPVFIKIDSNDLIETATYNEDLDYMMFQFETLGIEAVEFSGSDFATKKYSDHNYFLDRALEIKGDRNIATMVVGGVRNFNDMETVLTSGIDMVSLSRPFITEPDLITRLKKGQEKSRCVSCSKCASAGRKRCILNTL